The following proteins come from a genomic window of Salminus brasiliensis chromosome 15, fSalBra1.hap2, whole genome shotgun sequence:
- the LOC140535651 gene encoding tetraspanin-1-like: MCCKGFLKIMMFIFNGLIFLAGGAILGVGIWVAVDSSSLLGVLNEIQDAPPELAQLANVGYLLIAVGAVLAIMGFLGCCGAITESKCMLLTFFIIVLIIFIAEVAGAVVVLVFQPLAEDLLQNFNNQFVKSIKDKYGEDSSFTALMNETMSQLKCCGFNNYTDFEGSPFVVNTLRYPVSCCSEDSRLCDQSQAEDGHVSGCFNAIVKLVEDNAIVLGGVGLGIAALEIAAMVVSMVLYNNVGK; this comes from the exons ctGGCAGGTGGTGCGATCCTGGGTGTAGGTATCTGGGTGGCAGTGGACAGCAGCTCGCTGCTGGGTGTATTAAATGAAATTCAAGACGCGCCGCCTGAGTTAGCGCAGCTGGCTAATGTGGGCTACCTGCTGATCGCGGTGGGGGCTGTTCTGGCCATCATGGGCTTCCTGGGATGCTGTGGAGCCATAACAGAGAGCAAGTGCATGCTCCTCACG TTCTTCATCATcgtgctcatcatcttcatcgcTGAGGTGGCCGGGGCTGTGGTTGTCCTTGTGTTCCAGCCCTTG gcagAAGATCTGTTACAAAACTTTAATAACCAATTTGTTAAGAGCATCAAAGACAAATATGGAGAGGATAGCAGCTTTACAGCTCTGATGAATGAAACTATGTCTCAG CTGAAATGCTGTGGATTTAACAACTACACTGACTTTGAAGGATCCCCTTTTGTAGTGAACACCTTGCGGTACCCTGTGAGCTGTTGTTCTGAAGACTCTCGATTGTGTGATCAATCACAGGCAGAGGACGGG CATGTGAGTGGCTGTTTTAATGCTATAGTGAAACTGGTGGAGGACAACGccattgtactgggaggagtggGGCTCGGAATCGCTGCTTTGGAG ATTGCTGCAATGGTCGTCTCCATGGTCCTGTATAATAACGTGGGAAAATAG